The following are encoded together in the Syngnathus typhle isolate RoL2023-S1 ecotype Sweden linkage group LG5, RoL_Styp_1.0, whole genome shotgun sequence genome:
- the ssh1a gene encoding protein phosphatase Slingshot homolog 1 isoform X5, producing the protein MQAVRLESAWLDRVRYMVVVYTSGRQDTEENILLGIDFTNKDCKSCSIGMVLPLWSDSKIHLDGDGGFTVTTAGRTHVFKPVSVQAMWSALQVLHKACEVSRRYNYFPGGMALTWMGYYESCIASEQSCINEWNTMKDLESTRPDSPTMFVDKPSERERTECLIRAKLRSIMTCQDLENVTCKQIRTELEQHMSCNLKEFKEFIDNEMLLILGQMDKATLIFDHVYLGSEWNASNLEELQETGVGYILNVTREIDNFFPGTFHYHNIRVYDQEATDLLAHWNDTYNFIVKAKKNYSKCLVHCKMGVSRSASTVIAYAMKEYGWSLEKAYNFVKEKRSITRPNPSFMRQLAEYEGILDASKQRHNKLWQPDADCEMTEGQQVSSQCSGEEEGDHLTPEPAMSPCCEDALPDRGAACPSPCRKVALEIDPAYNNYYFRRLSDSALDSEPSTPVRGPPLLGMEKVFIEIEDVERDALLDDEAFDGREGLGLPPFGSTAEGTAAQTSNRGPEPLEELRLRLEFSTVEEEDEEDVQKEEADMEVLMQPDDGGGGDGGGGAEETQDVEVEAEADSNGMDLATLNDNSNNNNRFTSYQNINGTAATLAADVSLFSRRDLNSKRKHISLTSVSDPCLKLQPLDVSNTPSLLSPDDLECSTPSLSDCANSASSVSAALPDVLPQPADSLHVVGVQDCGDVLHVNIELDSRPSVGSSEVLPEPVAVELHKDTPAVACHPTQQTETFVTLQRSGVVRRHAERLERLSGLTQESLHSLKPLHMSKNFQHKEEEEDFAVFPIDLTKSSTSCQVRLEPLVVPLTNEALLGGVGSGMLTPTSSPHGATLTRSSSTDSLRSVRGKPGLVRQRAQEIETRMRLAGLTVSSRLKRSNSLAKLDSLDISSEDLCSACSSDAGTLLLLSLSPEPDHSMEWQSPATPVQSRPCRDLHTAEKVRAGEPIS; encoded by the exons GCCGTGCGGCTGGAGAGTGCATGGTTAGATCGTGTGCGATACATGGTGGTTGTATACACCAGTGGACGGCAGGACACAGAGGAGAACATCCTACTGGGAATCGACTTTACTAACAAAGACTG CAAAAGCTGTTCGATTGGCATGGTGCTACCTCTGTGGAGTGACAGTAAAATCCATCTGGATGGAGATGG GGGCTTCACTGTGACTACGGCGGGGCGGACTCATGTCTTTAAACCGGTGTCAGTGCAGGCTATGTG GTCAGCTCTCCAGGTGCTCCACAAGGCCTGCGAGGTGTCCCGTAGGTACAACTATTTCCCCGGGGGCATGGCTCTCACTTGGATGGGCTACTATGAAAGCTGCATCGCTTCAGAGCAGAGTTGTATCAACGAATGGAACACCATGAAGGACTTGGAATCCACACGCCCAGACTCGCCTACTATGTTTGTCGACAA GCCttcagagagagaaagaacagAGTGCCTTATCAGAGCAAAACTCCGAAGCATCATGACATGCCAGGATCTTGAGAACGTCACGTGCAAACAG ATCCGCACTGAGTTGGAGCAGCACATGAGCTGCAACCTGAAGGAATTCAAAGAGTTCATCGACAATGAGATGCTGTTGATTTTGGGCCAGATGGACAAAGCCACACTCATCTTTGACCACGTGTACCTG GGCTCCGAATGGAATGCGTCAAATTTGGAAGAACTGCAAGAGACGGG GGTGGGCTATATCCTCAATGTTACCCGAGAGATAGACAACTTTTTTCCAGGCACGTTCCATTATCACAACATACGCGTGTATGACCAAGAGGCCACCGACCTGCTGGCTCACTGGAATGATACGTACAACTTCATTGTTAAAGCAAA GAAGAACTACTCCAAGTGTCTTGTTCACTGTAAGATGGGTGTCAGCCGATCTGCCTCCACAGTCATTGCGTACGCCATGAAAGAGTACGGCTGGTCGCTAGAGAAGGCGTACAACTTTGTCAAGGAAAAGAGAAGCATCACGCGACCGAACCCAAGTTTCATGAGACAGCTGGCAGAGTATGAGGGCATCCTTGATGCGAG CAAACAGCGTCACAACAAACTGTGGCAACCCGACGCAGACTGCGAGATGACCGAGGGCCAGCAGGTCTCATCCCAGTGCTCTGGTGAGGAAGAGGGAGATCACCTGACCCCAGAGCCAGCAATGTctccctgctgtgaagatgcgcTGCCCGATAGAGGCGCAGCATGCCCCTCCCCTTGCCGAAAAGTGGCCCTGGAGATCGACCCTGCCTACAACAACTATTATTTCCGGAGGCTGTCCGATTCTGCGCTGGACAGTGAGCCCTCAACCCCCGTGCGTGGCCCCCCTCTTCTCGGCATGGAGAAAGTCTTCATTGAGATTGAAGATGTTGAGCGAGACGCTCTGCTGGATGATGAGGCATTTGATGGCCGGGAGGGTCTGGGTCTTCCGCCTTTTGGCTCTACAGCGGAGGGCACCGCAGCCCAGACCTCCAACCGTGGCCCGGAGCCCCTGGAGGAGCTGCGTCTGCGACTGGAGTTTAGCACagtggaggaagaggatgaggaagatGTGCAAAAGGAGGAGGCGGACATGGAGGTCCTGATGCAGCCAGATGACGGAGGGGGTGGGGATGGAGGCGGAGGAGCTGAGGAAACGCAGGATGTAGAGGTGGAAGCGGAAGCCGACAGCAATGGCATGGACCTGGCAACCCTGAACGATAATTCCAACAATAACAACCGTTTTACCTCTTACCAGAACATCAAT ggaACAGCTGCCACTCTTGCAGCCGATGTGTCTTTATTTTCACGGAGGGATTTGAATTCCAAGCGGAAGCACATTTCTCTAACCTCGGTTTCAGATCCTTGCCTTAAACTCCAGCCTCTTGACGTCTCAAACACTCCATCCCTGCTATCTCCGGACGACCTTGAGTGTTCCACCCCGTCTCTGTCCGACTGTGCCAACAGCGCTTCATCTGTTTCTGCAGCGCTCCCCGATGTACTGCCGCAGCCAGCTGACTCCCTTCATGTTGTCGGGGTGCAGGACTGTGGCGATGTGTTGCATGTCAACATAGAGCTTGATAGTAGGCCATCTGTAGGCTCTTCGGAGGTTCTCCCGGAGCCTGTGGCCGTGGAGTTGCACAAAGATACACCCGCCGTGGCTTGCCACCCGACTCAGCAGACGGAGACCTTTGTGACGTTGCAGAGGTCAGGTGTGGTGCGGCGCCACGCAGAGAGACTCGAGAGACTTTCGGGTTTGACCCAAGAGAGCCTGCATTCTCTTAAACCTTTGCACATGTCCAAGAACTTTCAGcacaaggaggaagaggaagacttCGCTGTCTTTCCAATAGACTTGACGAAATCATCTACATCGTGCCAAGTAAGGTTGGAGCCTCTGGTTGTTCCCCTCACCAATGAAGCCTtgttggggggggtggggtcaggtatgctcacccccacctcctcgcCTCACGGCGCCACACTGACGCGCAGCTCCAGCACTGACAGTCTGCGCAGCGTGAGAGGAAAGCCCGGCCTGGTCCGTCAGCGGGCGCAGGAGATCGAGACACGGATGCGTCTGGCGGGCCTCACTGTGTCATCCAGGCTCAAACGGTCCAACTCGCTGGCCAAGTTGGACAGCCTGGATATCTCCTCTGAGGACCTGTGCTCCGCTTGCTCTTCAGATGCAGGAACACTACTGCTTCTCTCACTGTCCCCGGAGCCAGATCACAGCATGGAGTGGCAGTCTCCTGCCACCCCTGTTCAATCCCGACCCTGCCGGGATTTGCACACCGCAGAGAAAGTTCGAGCAGGGGAGCCCATAAGCTGA